From a region of the Cervus canadensis isolate Bull #8, Minnesota chromosome 33, ASM1932006v1, whole genome shotgun sequence genome:
- the CCN2 gene encoding CCN family member 2 encodes MSATGLGPVCCAFALLLALCSRPASGRDCSAPCQCPAGPEPRCPAGVSLVLDGCGCCRVCAKQLSELCTERDPCDPHKGLFCDFGSPANRKIGVCTAKDGAPCVFGGTVYRSGESFQSSCKYRCTCLDGAVGCVPLCGVDVRLPSPSCPFPRRVKLPGKCCEEWVCDEPKEHTVVGPALAAYRPEDTFGPDPTMLRANCLVQTTEWSACSKTCGMGISTRVTNDNALCRLEKQSRLCMVRPCEADLEENIKKGKKCIRTPKISKPIKFELSGCTSVKTYRAKFCGVCTDGRCCTPHRTTTLPVDFKCPDGEVMKKSMMFIKTCACHYNCPGDNDIFESLYYRKMYGDMA; translated from the exons ATGTCAGCCACCGGCCTGGGCCCCGTCTGCTGCGCCTTCGCGCTCCTGCTCGCCCTCTGCAGCCGG CCCGCCTCCGGCCGAGACTGCAGCGCCCCGTGCCAGTGCCCTGCCGGCCCCGAGCCGCGCTGCCCCGCCGGCGTCAGCTTGGTGCTGGACGGCTGCGGCTGCTGCCGCGTGTGCGCCAAGCAGCTGAGCGAGTTGTGTACCGAGCGCGACCCCTGCGACCCGCACAAGGGCCTCTTCTGCGACTTCGGCTCCCCGGCCAACCGCAAGATCGGCGTGTGCACCG cTAAAGATGGTGCCCCCTGCGTCTTCGGAGGAACTGTGTACCGGAGCGGAGAGTCCTTCCAGAGCAGCTGCAAATACCGGTGCACGTGTCTGGACGGGGCGGTGGGCTGCGTGCCCCTGTGCGGCGTGGACGTCCGCCTGCCCAGCCCCAGCTGCCCCTTCCCGCGGAGGGTCAAGCTGCCCGGGAAGTGCTGCGAGGAATGGGTGTGTGACGAGCCCAAGGAGCACACGGTGGTCggccctgccctggcag CTTACCGGCCGGAAGACACGTTTGGCCCAGACCCAACCATGCTCCGAGCCAACTGCCTGGTCCAGACCACAGAGTGGAGCGCCTGTTCCAAGACCTGCGGAATGGGCATCTCCACCCGCGTTACCAATGACAACGCCTTGTGCAGGCTGGAGAAGCAGAGCCGCCTCTGCATGGTCAGGCCTTGCGAAGCTGACCTGGAGGAGAACATTAAG AAAGGCAAAAAGTGCATCCGGACCCCCAAAATCTCCAAGCCTATCAAGTTTGAGCTCTCTGGCTGCACCAGCGTGAAGACATACCGAGCCAAGTTCTGCGGAGTGTGCACAGACGGGCGGTGTTGCACCCCGCACAGAACCACCACCCTTCCCGTGGACTTCAAGTGTCCTGATGGGGAGGTCATGAAGAAGAGCATGATGTTCATCAAGACCTGTGCCTGCCATTACAACTGCCCCGGAGACAATGACATCTTCGAGTCACTGTATTACAGGAAGATGTACGGAGACATGGCCTAA